The Klebsiella africana sequence AGAGACGATCGGTGCCGCCGGGCTCAAAGGTGGCGGGCCAGGAGTATTTCCGCCAGATGCGGTAAAACTGCGTCATGATCCGGTGGCTGAAGATATCCAGTAAGCCCTGCAGCGCTTCATGCCCTTCCCTGCGCTGGGCGATATCATCGAGATATGCCGTCGGAAGCGGCGAATCGACACCGTACAACCCCATAAAGGTGGCGCGAATGACCGGCGGCCTGCTGTCATCGGCCTCATCGTATTCCACGGCCTTCAGTTCGCTGGCGGGAAATCCCATTCCCGGATGCGGGTAAAAACGCACCGGATCGTCAGCCGGATGGCTGGTTCCCCCCATCAGCGGTTGGCCGGGACGCCGTTTTTCCAGAAGCTGGCAGAAGCGGTAAAAATTGATCCGCGGCAGGTCGGCCTCCAGCCGCGGGGTCAGCCGGGAATGCGTCGGCTGTGCTTCTCTTCCCATTCCAGTCGTTCTCCGGTTGGTTGCAGAATGATAATCAGGCGGTTGAACAAATAGATGTCGGTGTAGAGCGCGAAGAAGCGGCTAAGCATCTCGCCAAACAGGCATATGTCGCCTCGTCCGGCAAAGCCGTGACTGTCGAGGGTGACTTCAATCTGCACGCCGCGCACCAGATGGCCCTGAGCAAAGCGCTCTGTTGCGCGGTGCTTCACGTCGAGGATGGCTTCCAGACGCCGACGATTCATCTCGCTGTCGGTCCATTCATACAGCGCCAGGGTGCCGCGCAGGACTTCAGCGTTGTCCATCAGGGAAAGAAAACTGCTGCCCAGATGGCTCAGCACCCGCCAGTGAAAACGGTCCTGGGCGGGGGGATAGCACGGCAGCGTCGGCGCGCAGAGGTTACGCACCGCGACGCTGGCCGAAGTGGTTTTCATCACCGTATCGAGCACGGTGCTCTGCAGCGCGCGACGCGGCAGCTGGCCGTTGGTTCCGGTGAGGGTCAGCGACAGGCTTTCATCTTCCGGTACGCTATGATTATCAAAGGCTTCTCCGCCGACGATAAGCCAGGTGTTGTACAGCCCCGAGGGGCCACGGCGCACCCGGGTATGATAGTAATAATCCGCCGCGTCATGACGCATCATGCCGCCTTTGTGGCGAAAACTTGAGAACGGCGCATAAACCTGCTGGTGCGAGGAGATCACGGAATCGACGGTGTAAATTTCGGTGTGGCCGTCCTGCACGCGCATCGGGCGCAGCGGATATTCGGTCTGCAGGGAATTGATGGTCAGCGGATCGGACTCCAGCGGAAAGAGGTTGATCACTGGCACGCAGTGCAGGCGCAACTGCTTTTCGCTGAAGCGGAAGTCATGTTCCCAGCGTTCCGCCAGCACGACATCGATTTCAAACCACGCCATTCCGGCCGGTAAATCCACTGTCTCCAGGCCGCGCAGGTCGATGAACATGAACTTTTCGCGGAAGGTAAAATACTCCAGCAGCAGCTGGTAACCGCGAAAACTGCGGCCATCTTCAGGCCAGAGGCCGTCATCCTCACCAAATCCCAGCGCGCTGAAATACCCGTCCAGCGGCCTTCTGTCCACCTCATCGGGCATGCGCAGCCACATCCGGGCCACATTGAGGGTAAAGGCCTCGTGCATGGCGCAGGCCAGCGGCGCATCGGCGTTGCAATACAGCGGAATATGACTGAGATCGACCTGGCGCCAGTCCGTCAGCTGGCTGCAGGTAAAGCGCAGCGTGATCACCGACCGGCCATCCGTATCGGTAGCCAGCTGGACGCGCTCAAGGGACAACGGCTGCAGAACGAGTGCTTTGGTGGTGGTGTACCGGCAGCGCGTGCCCTTTTCACCGATCGGCCGGGAAAGTACTGCAAAACCTTTGCCTATCGTCATCGATTCTTTCATTTCCGGCCAGTCGGGGGTGAATTCCACGACCGACATCGAGGGAATGGTACGTAAATAATGTGGCCACAGCAGACTGACCACGCCTTCGGTCAGCTCAGGCAGATCGTCATCGAGCTTCTCGCGCATGCGGCCCATCAGGAAGGCAAAACCTTCAAACAGGCGCTCGACAAAAGGGTCGCGGGCGCCCGCTTTGTCGAGATTGAGCATTGCCGCCTGCTCAGGATGCGCGCGGGCAAACTCTTCACCCGCTTCCAGCAGGTAGCGCATTTCAGCGTCGTAATAACGCAAGGTTAAATCGTCCATAAATCACCAGAATGAGTAATAGCTTTCAGATATGCAGAGAACTGCAGGTGCAGGGAGTGCAATGTGAATGATGCGTGAATTATGCGCACAGCACCGCGGCGCGAGCGGGATCCAGAGCGATAAGCCCGGCAAGCAATGACTCCATTTCTGGCAGCAAGCGATTTTTTTCTGCCTCACTGCGCCCGGCTTTGCTTCTGAGCAGCCGGAGTCGGCGGGCTTTGACCTCAAAGATAAGCTCCGGCTTCCATTGTTCGAGCGTCATTTCCCGGGCGCGGCTGTCGAGTTCCGCCAGCAGATGCAGCGCCATTTCATTTTTTCCGTACTGCTCGCTGACCCGCGCCATCAGTAAGCGCATCAGCCACCGATTGCGACTGGTGGTATAGCCCGGCTGTGCCTGTAACCAGTTCAACGCCGACTCAATACCTTCAGCGTCCGCGCGGGTGAGCACTTCTGGCTCCAGCGACAGCACCTCATCAGCGTTGGTCGCCGCCATCACCGGCTCATCTTGCCATCCGGCCATCTCATCCAGGACTCGTTCGTTAAGCCAGTTGAGCGTCACTTCATCGGCAAATGGCGTACCATCGTTAAATGCCAGAGTTTCCAGCCCCGGCAGACGAACCAGCAGCCCTTTCATATCCCGGCACAGGATATCGGCCCGTACACTGTCAGCATCCAGTTTCAGTAGCGCCTGCCAGGCGTACCACTGCACATCCAGCCACAGATGGTTGACGCCTTGCGCCAACAGCGTGTCCGTATGCTCCAGCAGTTCTGACCAACTTTTCTGCAAATACAACCGCTTAAGATGCGCTTTACTCTCAGGCTTGGGAGGCAATAGCCGTGTCCGGCCGGAGGCATCCAGCGGCGGTAACTCCGTTAACGTATCCCAACGCACACTCTTCATCAGATGATGA is a genomic window containing:
- the tssF gene encoding type VI secretion system baseplate subunit TssF, whose protein sequence is MDDLTLRYYDAEMRYLLEAGEEFARAHPEQAAMLNLDKAGARDPFVERLFEGFAFLMGRMREKLDDDLPELTEGVVSLLWPHYLRTIPSMSVVEFTPDWPEMKESMTIGKGFAVLSRPIGEKGTRCRYTTTKALVLQPLSLERVQLATDTDGRSVITLRFTCSQLTDWRQVDLSHIPLYCNADAPLACAMHEAFTLNVARMWLRMPDEVDRRPLDGYFSALGFGEDDGLWPEDGRSFRGYQLLLEYFTFREKFMFIDLRGLETVDLPAGMAWFEIDVVLAERWEHDFRFSEKQLRLHCVPVINLFPLESDPLTINSLQTEYPLRPMRVQDGHTEIYTVDSVISSHQQVYAPFSSFRHKGGMMRHDAADYYYHTRVRRGPSGLYNTWLIVGGEAFDNHSVPEDESLSLTLTGTNGQLPRRALQSTVLDTVMKTTSASVAVRNLCAPTLPCYPPAQDRFHWRVLSHLGSSFLSLMDNAEVLRGTLALYEWTDSEMNRRRLEAILDVKHRATERFAQGHLVRGVQIEVTLDSHGFAGRGDICLFGEMLSRFFALYTDIYLFNRLIIILQPTGERLEWEEKHSRRIPG
- the tssA gene encoding type VI secretion system protein TssA, with the translated sequence MSILQNLVAASQLDESVLRQQARSRQTQWQSWLAPISDSQPTGSDPGYDDDFQRIREEVNKISGVDTELICQLAEKLLTQTCKDLRVITFYVWARLQRDGETGLAEGVTLLAAMLERFGAMLHPQRERSCKSALEWLGSRRMSDTLSLYPEVDMTTMQVIIGALLLAEASFSGLAEASRPDLSGLYQILENRLVQNGGARSLVPQTSREEHDLLPQHADTAPVMHTVTSGRDLLDQAKVLAKYLRECPGGWLAGHHLMKSVRWDTLTELPPLDASGRTRLLPPKPESKAHLKRLYLQKSWSELLEHTDTLLAQGVNHLWLDVQWYAWQALLKLDADSVRADILCRDMKGLLVRLPGLETLAFNDGTPFADEVTLNWLNERVLDEMAGWQDEPVMAATNADEVLSLEPEVLTRADAEGIESALNWLQAQPGYTTSRNRWLMRLLMARVSEQYGKNEMALHLLAELDSRAREMTLEQWKPELIFEVKARRLRLLRSKAGRSEAEKNRLLPEMESLLAGLIALDPARAAVLCA